The Geomonas agri genome contains the following window.
AAGGGTTTGAGACCATTATCCTGCCGCGCCGGGTGACGCGCCGTTTCCGTTTCACCCGGGTCTTCTACCGTAGCAGTTGGCGTCCCTGGACCTGGCTGATTCACAACTTCGTGCCACCCAAGCGCCGGGAAACCTGGTTGAGCTACTTTGGGCCGCTGTCGCTGCTCCTTCTTCTGAGCCTGTGGGCCGCGGTGCTGATTACCGGCTTCGCGCTCATCCACTGGGGCGGTTCCTGGTGCTTCTACCCTGATGGCGGCACCCTTTTCTTAAGTGACCTCTACTTGAGCGGCACCACTTTCTTCACGCTTGGCATTGGGGACGTGGTGCCCAAGACCAGCCTGGGACGCCTGCTGGTGGTGATCGAATCCGGGATGGGGTTCGCTTTCCTGGCCCTCATAATAAGCTACCTGCCGGCCCTGAACCAGTCCTTCGCCCGGCGCGAGGTGAGCATCTCGCTGCTCGATGCCCGCGCCGGCTCGCCTCCCACCGCCTCGGAGATGCTGCGCAGGCACAGCCACCAGGGGGGCTCCGAATCGCTACGGGAGCTGCTGCACGAGTGGGAACGCTGGTCAGCTGAGTTTCTCGAAGGGCATCTTTCCTACCCGGTGCTCGCCTATTTCCGCTCCCAGCACGATAACCAGTCCTGGCTGACGGCATTAACGGCAATCCTCGACACCTGCGCCCTGATCATGGCCGGGGTGGAGGGGACCTGCAAACGCCAGGCAGAGCTCACCTTCGCCATGTCCCGCCATGCCGTGGTCGACCTGGCGCTCGTGTTCAGGACCCAGCCGCGGCAACTGACCACCGACCGGCTCCCGCCCGCGAAACTGGACGAGATCTGCGACATCCTGCGCCACAACGGCCATGATCTGAAGGAGAGGGGCGTCCTGGAGCAGGACCTTGCCGAACTGCGCCTCATGTACGAGCCCTACGTAAACGCGCTCTCCCGGCATTTCAAGGTCGGTCTTCCCCCCTGGGTGGCCCGTGAAAACGGAATGGACAACTGGCAGGCCAGCTTCTGGAAGCCTCCCGCCAAGCGCCACAAAGAGCCCGAGGCGAGCGAGGAAAGGCATTTCTGATTCCTTGCTCCTTACATCCTGTTACTTCGTTTTCTTGTACGACAGATCGAACTGCGCCTGGAGAAACGCTATGTCGACGCCACGATCCGTCCCCGTGGCATCCCGGAAGAAACCACCGCTAAAAAGATGGGTGTAGGCCAGCATCAGGGAGAGATTGTCCATGGGGGTCCAGGTCAGATAGCTGGTGGTCTCGATGCCGATATCTTTGCTGAAGCCGCTGGGGACGTCCTGGGCCCTGAAGTAATGGTTGCAGAAGGTTAGGTTCAGGTTTGCAGGCAGGTCCGTTCCGAAGGAAAGGGTGTAGCTTTCGATGCCGCTGGCGTGACTGCTCCCGGCATCGAGGCCCGAGAGGTCTCCTACCACGCTGAGCAGTTCCGAGAATGAGGCATTGCTATTGGGGGTTTTGAATTCCTTGTTGAAGCGGATCCCGTCGGCGGCCTCCTGGCTCCCGGAACCGAGGGCATACCCTAACGAAATCTTGTTCTTGAGGCCGCGCCACTGCCCCTCCATGCCAAGGTCGACGTGGCCGCCGTAGGCGCGTATGTCGTCTGTCGTGCCGAGGGCTTGGCTGGTCAGTCGCCCCGACTCGTAGACCGGTTCCACCTCCACGGCCACCGGCCCCAACTTCGAAGTCATGCGCGCGCCCCATACGTAGAGCCGATCTCCGTTTACACGCCCCTCGAGGCCGGTATCGTAAAAGGAATAAAGCTCGACGTTGCTGTCGTCGTTAGGGGCATAGCCGGCATAGACGCCTGCCAGGACCCCTTTACGGTCGTCGGCGAAGCGACGGACGTAGCGCCCTCCTAAAAGGTCGATGGTGACTTCCTTGGCAGGTTTGACTCTCAGACGCAGGGAATCGAAGGTGAGCCCGTCGTTGAACGGGTCGTTGGAGAGGATAAAGCCGCTGCCGTAGTTGAATTCCTGCCGCCCGGCCCGCAAGGAGAGCAGTTCGCTTCCCGGCAGGGACAGGTCCGCGTACCCCTGGTACAGCGCGAACCGCGAATCATCCTGATGGTACCCGCCCCGTATGCCGTAACCTTGCCCCTCAATTCTTATTCCCACGGAATCGGCCGGGTTCCAGACCGCGTAGGGCTGCAGGCGGTAAACGAAGCGCCCCTCGTCGTGCCCGGGAGCATAGACCGCATCTCCTATGGCAAAGTTGCGGCTTAACTCCTGGCGCAGGTACCCATTAACCCCGAGTTGGTATGCCACAGGCAGGTTCTTCCCTTCAGCGGAAGGCTGGGCATCCTCACCCCACGCGGAGCCAGCTGCAACGACTATCAACAGCATCGCCACGCTCAAAGATATGGTTTTAAGTCTTCTCATCACACCTCCTCTAAGCCATGAAACAGCACTGCCGCGACAGCCGGTGCCAGTAAACTTCGCAGATATTAGATGTTTCGCCATGACACAGGCAAACTTTAGAGCAAGGAAATTATATTGGCTGAGTTGTACACACGTGGGTGGCAATAAAGCCGGAAGGGAAAAGAGGGTAAGCGGGAAGGGGAGTGGACGACAAGGCTGGGGGAGCGGCCCCAGCACGCGTTACCGGGCAGACCTTGGAACTTGGTACCGCAGTTCGGCGAACCCTGAGCCGAACTGCCGCACGGAAACCAACGTCAAAGGGGGGGTGACCAGGCGACGCGGGAAGAGCGGCTTCCCTTTGCCGAGGGTGACCGAACCGACTTGAACGATGATTTCGTCCAGTAGCCCGGCGTCGTAGAACTGCCCGGCCAGATCGCCTCCGCCGACGATCCAGATGTTCCTGGGTCCTGCCGCTTTCATCATTTCAGCGTGAACAGGCCGGACGTCACCACGCACGAAGTGGATGTTGGCACCCTCAAAGGTCTGCAATTCCCTGCTGGAGAAGATCCACACGGGCTGGGTATAGGGCCACGCCGTTCCGGTCTCGAGGGCTACCTCGTCGGCATGACGCAGCATCCACTCGTAGGTTGCCGAACCCATCGCCACTGCGCCCACTTCGGCAATAAATGCGGGATAGCTGGTCTCCTCGACACTGCCCAAGGGAAACAACCACTCCAACGAATCGTCTTCGGTGGCAATGAATCCATCGAGACTTGCCGCTGCGTAGTACTGGGTCTTCATAGGGGGGGCTTACCTCAAAGTTGGTGCTGCTCCGGACAGCTCGCCTTTCCTATTTCGCCAGCCGCTCGCACAGTTCCTTGAAGGCCGTGGTCTCCATCTTCAGCTCGACCGGTTTGCCGTTGTCCTGGTAGCCGATGGTGACGAGACCACCGACGATCTCGTGCTCCATCTCGGCGAAGAGGACCGCTTTCGGGTTGATCAGGAGGTTGCCGGAGCGGATGAAACCGCGGTTCTCCAGTTCCTGCGCCATCGCTTCCTGTTCATTTTTGTGCACCTTCTTGAACAGCTGCTTGCGCACCGAACTGCCGTCGAACCAGACGTCGATGAGACGGGTTTCGTCGCCGACCAGTGGGTTTTCAGCCGGTGTGGTGAGCTGGGCAGCAAGGATCTTGTCGATGTTGATATAACGCATTGCAAACTCCTTGGCAGTCGGATTGGTTACTGTCGGTCCAGGTCAAGCACGTGCATGCTACACTAACGCTGTGACGGGAGCAAAGTACTAATCACATTTTTCAGGGTGGAAAACTTGTACGGCTTCTGAATGAATCCGGCCAGCCCCTTGCCGGCGAACCGTTGCGTTACTTCCTGCTCGTTGTAGCCGCTGGACATGATCACCTTCACCTCGGGGTCGATCAGGCGCAGTTCCCGGAAAGTCTGTTCCCCGTCCAGGTGCGGCATGGTAAGGTCGAGCAGCACTGCTGAAATCCGTTCCCGCTTTTCTTTGAAGACCTCGACGGCCTCCCTTCCGTCCAGCGCCGTGAGGACCTCGAAGCCCAGTTCCTTCAACATCTCGCTCCCGATCCCGATCACCGTCTCCTCGTCGTCCACCAGGAGCACGGTTCCGACTCCCTTCCAGTCGTCTTCCTGCGTGCAGCCGGAAGTGAGGAACTCCTTCACCCTTTCCCCTGCCGGGAGGAGCACTTTGAAGGTTGTGCCCTGTCCCAGTTCGCTGTAGACCCTGATGGCGCCCTTGTGGCCCCGCACGATGCCGAGAACCGCCGCCATGCCCAGCCCCCGCCCGGTGAACTTGGTGGTGAAGAACGGATCGAAGATCTTGGCGACGGTCTCCTTGTCCATGCCGCAGCCCGTGTCGGCGATCTCGACCCAGACGTAGAGCCCCTCCGGGAGCTGCTCGTTGAGCCAGAAGCTGTTCAGGTACCTCCGGTCGCACTGCATGCATCCGGTACTGACTGCAATGACGCCGCTTTTTTCCCCTACTGCCTCGGAGGCGTTGATGACGAGGTTCATGATGATCTGCCGCAGTTGGGTCGCGTCGGCATCCACCATGGGCAGTGCTGTCGCGAGATTAAAGCGCAGCACACAGTGCTTCGAGATGGAGATTTCCAGCATCTTGGTCATCTCTTGGACCAGGCGGTTCAGGTCGATCGGTTCCACGAGGAATTTCCCCTTGCCCGAATAGGCAAGCATCTGCTTGGCAAGGTCGGCGGCTCGGGTCGCTGCCAGTTCCACCTGGTGCAGGTTGTCGCGTACCGGCGACTCGCGGTTTAGTCGCAGCAGGGCAAGGTCGGTATGCCCCACGATGGAGGTCAGGAGGTTGTTGAAATCGTGGGCTATCCCGCCGGCAAGAACGCCGAGGCTCTCCAGCTTCTGGGCATGCAAAAGCTGTTTTTCCAGGTTCAGGCGCTCATCTTCGCTGCGCTTGCGCTCCGTGATATCCATGAAGTCCACGACCAGCATGCTGGTGCCGCTGCGGTACATCTGCACGCTGAAGCTGCCGCGGATGAAGCCGTCATCGAAGCTCCTTTCGAACGACTGCTGCCCCAGTTCGCCCGTGGCCACCTTGCGGCAGAGTTCCGGCAGGTCGGTGTCCGCGAGAACCGGGAACGCCTCCTCGAGCGACTTGCCCACCAGTTCTTTGTGCGAGATCCCGAACATCCGGTCGGCACTCGGGTTGCCGCCGGTGAATACCAGTTCACCTGACGCCTCCAGGCGGTAGAAGTGCATGGCGAGCGGGGAGGACTCGACGATGCTGCGGAAGTTCTCCTCGCTTTGGCGCAGCGCCT
Protein-coding sequences here:
- a CDS encoding potassium channel family protein, which gives rise to MAIVAMIVGAVLVLLVLWEGFETIILPRRVTRRFRFTRVFYRSSWRPWTWLIHNFVPPKRRETWLSYFGPLSLLLLLSLWAAVLITGFALIHWGGSWCFYPDGGTLFLSDLYLSGTTFFTLGIGDVVPKTSLGRLLVVIESGMGFAFLALIISYLPALNQSFARREVSISLLDARAGSPPTASEMLRRHSHQGGSESLRELLHEWERWSAEFLEGHLSYPVLAYFRSQHDNQSWLTALTAILDTCALIMAGVEGTCKRQAELTFAMSRHAVVDLALVFRTQPRQLTTDRLPPAKLDEICDILRHNGHDLKERGVLEQDLAELRLMYEPYVNALSRHFKVGLPPWVARENGMDNWQASFWKPPAKRHKEPEASEERHF
- a CDS encoding alginate export family protein; this translates as MRRLKTISLSVAMLLIVVAAGSAWGEDAQPSAEGKNLPVAYQLGVNGYLRQELSRNFAIGDAVYAPGHDEGRFVYRLQPYAVWNPADSVGIRIEGQGYGIRGGYHQDDSRFALYQGYADLSLPGSELLSLRAGRQEFNYGSGFILSNDPFNDGLTFDSLRLRVKPAKEVTIDLLGGRYVRRFADDRKGVLAGVYAGYAPNDDSNVELYSFYDTGLEGRVNGDRLYVWGARMTSKLGPVAVEVEPVYESGRLTSQALGTTDDIRAYGGHVDLGMEGQWRGLKNKISLGYALGSGSQEAADGIRFNKEFKTPNSNASFSELLSVVGDLSGLDAGSSHASGIESYTLSFGTDLPANLNLTFCNHYFRAQDVPSGFSKDIGIETTSYLTWTPMDNLSLMLAYTHLFSGGFFRDATGTDRGVDIAFLQAQFDLSYKKTK
- a CDS encoding dihydrofolate reductase family protein, which produces MKTQYYAAASLDGFIATEDDSLEWLFPLGSVEETSYPAFIAEVGAVAMGSATYEWMLRHADEVALETGTAWPYTQPVWIFSSRELQTFEGANIHFVRGDVRPVHAEMMKAAGPRNIWIVGGGDLAGQFYDAGLLDEIIVQVGSVTLGKGKPLFPRRLVTPPLTLVSVRQFGSGFAELRYQVPRSAR
- a CDS encoding hybrid sensor histidine kinase/response regulator, coding for MKLFRQITIALALASVICVLTYTAVSRFVVHKAEENLRSIMLSHRGFHAYIQRVMHPTYYQARDKGMIDQDFYAPEILSSSFITRVMHDFFNEARVKDGLPPVYYKLASDNPRNPVNRADEQEAALIKLFNSNRSLKEYSKVVSINGHRQLIYAKPFLETNNACLRCHGKREDAPSGLQALYPGEGGFNEKAGIIRAIESIRIPIDDDLLAALVATTFSLSLVVILSLLYLFNLNLRQKVQAGTKALQDEVDERKAVQEALAASEENYRQFAALTSDYVHRCSRRPGAPYRIQWIGGALGTISGYSIEEMCQLGCWMPMVHPEDRESTSAALESMRPGETREITFRIIAKDQSVRWICDSCRCEQGSTDDELILYGAASDVTERVVAEEMLQFTRVTVNAVSDSIFWAAPDGRLVDVNEAACRKLGYSRDELLGMTIPDIDPGENAGKLQQQFQVLREVGTACFESKHRARDGRLIPVEVSANYVRHGNVERNCGIARDISERKEMEEALRQSEENFRSIVESSPLAMHFYRLEASGELVFTGGNPSADRMFGISHKELVGKSLEEAFPVLADTDLPELCRKVATGELGQQSFERSFDDGFIRGSFSVQMYRSGTSMLVVDFMDITERKRSEDERLNLEKQLLHAQKLESLGVLAGGIAHDFNNLLTSIVGHTDLALLRLNRESPVRDNLHQVELAATRAADLAKQMLAYSGKGKFLVEPIDLNRLVQEMTKMLEISISKHCVLRFNLATALPMVDADATQLRQIIMNLVINASEAVGEKSGVIAVSTGCMQCDRRYLNSFWLNEQLPEGLYVWVEIADTGCGMDKETVAKIFDPFFTTKFTGRGLGMAAVLGIVRGHKGAIRVYSELGQGTTFKVLLPAGERVKEFLTSGCTQEDDWKGVGTVLLVDDEETVIGIGSEMLKELGFEVLTALDGREAVEVFKEKRERISAVLLDLTMPHLDGEQTFRELRLIDPEVKVIMSSGYNEQEVTQRFAGKGLAGFIQKPYKFSTLKNVISTLLPSQR